CTGCATGACTACTTTTTTCAAATATATGATAGGTAAGGTTTTTGAATTTTTCTTTTATTCCATCCCATGTGTGAGCCGGAGGAACCAGGTAATCATAACGCCCCAAACCTAAAAAAACGGGAACATCCATTTTTTCCAATCCTTTAGTAATGTCAATGTCCCTGAAGATCTCTCCCCAAACATAATCGAACATAGTCATATTTACTTCCACATCCGCCCAAAGTTCAGATGCATCGAAATCGTAGTCATACCAGCTTTTTGCTCCAGTTAACAAGCAAAAAGTGATAAATGCTTTCGATGGGTCTTTGGAAATGGCGTCACCCAATTGACTCATCCCTTTGGCTAGAGCAGTCTTTCTTTCTTGCGCCGCAGTTAGATCAAAATGTTTATCCGACTCCGCATGGTTCTCTGAAGAATGGCTGGGCGCGAAACAAGTTAATACCAAATGAGATACATTTTCAGGGTATTTTTTTGCATATTCTAGAGCCATATAACCATGACCTGAATGGCCCATAAGAATCAGTTTCCCCAAATCTAGTTTTTTTCTAAGAGACTCTATGTCTTCGACGAGTAATTCCAACTCGAATTTTGTTTTATCTTTCACTAGGTTGTTTGGAGCGAAGCCCCTATGATCTGCAAAAACCAGTTTGAGATGATTACGAAGATTTTGAGAATAAGTTCTTTGATAATAAAGAGCGCTTCCTACAACCAGGGCAGGTTTTCCTTTTCCTTCGATGATGTATTGAAGATTGAACTCATCATTGCGAAATGTTTGAATTACGCCATTGTACATAATGAAGGACTATTTTTTTAAGCTGGTTGCAAAGTCCAGATTTTTTTAGATTCTAAAACTACCTCGGAGAAGATTGAAACCAATCGGGAAGTTCCGGCATTTTATCTTCCATCCATTCCCAATCGCCTAATACGGTAACAACGGGAGAATTGCCTTCTAAGGCTAATTTCAATCCACGTCCTAAATCGTCTCTACTAGTATGTCGATAAGGACTATTCGGAAATTTTTCTTGGAAAGCTTGCTCTTCGTGCATCCAAGCATAATCCAAAAAGAAATCTTGGAATTTTTTTCCTGATTTTTCCCACTCTTCTTTCAGTATGTTCATTTCCTGATGATCCGTTTTTTTTATGGATCGTTGTAAAATCAAAGAGATTCCCCTAACACTTTTGGAGAAAAAAGTTCCTGCACGAATGATTCTTCTGTTAGGTGGAGACGTGAACGCCCATTCATCCATTTGTTTTTTTACATATCCCATA
The nucleotide sequence above comes from Leptospira kobayashii. Encoded proteins:
- a CDS encoding alpha/beta fold hydrolase produces the protein MYNGVIQTFRNDEFNLQYIIEGKGKPALVVGSALYYQRTYSQNLRNHLKLVFADHRGFAPNNLVKDKTKFELELLVEDIESLRKKLDLGKLILMGHSGHGYMALEYAKKYPENVSHLVLTCFAPSHSSENHAESDKHFDLTAAQERKTALAKGMSQLGDAISKDPSKAFITFCLLTGAKSWYDYDFDASELWADVEVNMTMFDYVWGEIFRDIDITKGLEKMDVPVFLGLGRYDYLVPPAHTWDGIKEKFKNLTYHIFEKSSHAVHFEEPELFDKVLIEWLKTN